Proteins co-encoded in one Synechococcus elongatus PCC 6301 genomic window:
- the gloA gene encoding lactoylglutathione lyase, producing MRLLHTMLRVGDLERSLQFYCEILGMQLLRRKDYPGGEFTLAFVGYGEEADHTVLELTYNWGKEQYELGDAYGHIAIGVDDIYATCEAIRARGGKISREPGPMKHGSTVIAFVEDPDGYKVELIQTGTSGASAQPAA from the coding sequence ATGCGACTACTGCATACGATGCTGCGAGTCGGGGATCTGGAGCGATCGCTACAGTTTTACTGCGAGATCCTGGGCATGCAGTTGCTGCGGCGCAAGGACTACCCCGGTGGGGAATTTACGCTGGCCTTTGTGGGCTACGGCGAAGAAGCAGACCACACCGTCCTCGAGCTCACCTACAACTGGGGCAAAGAGCAATACGAGCTGGGCGATGCCTACGGTCACATTGCGATCGGCGTCGACGACATTTACGCCACCTGCGAAGCGATTCGCGCCAGAGGCGGCAAAATTAGCCGCGAGCCCGGCCCCATGAAACATGGCAGCACCGTGATTGCCTTTGTTGAAGATCCCGATGGCTACAAAGTCGAATTAATTCAAACCGGGACTTCTGGCGCCAGCGCCCAGCCCGCCGCCTAA